One region of Pseudomonadota bacterium genomic DNA includes:
- the rpsO gene encoding 30S ribosomal protein S15 has translation MSCLSAEQKAQIVSDNQRGATDTGSPEVQVALLSGRISHLTEHFKSHKHDHHSRRGLLRMVNQRRKLLDYLKRKDQGRYFDLIKKLGLRR, from the coding sequence ATGTCATGCCTCAGCGCTGAGCAGAAAGCTCAAATTGTCTCAGACAACCAGCGGGGAGCCACCGACACAGGCTCGCCGGAAGTCCAGGTCGCTCTCCTGTCCGGTCGCATTTCGCACCTCACCGAGCACTTCAAGTCGCACAAACACGACCACCACTCGCGCCGCGGGTTGCTTCGCATGGTCAACCAGCGCCGCAAGCTGCTCGACTACCTGAAGCGCAAGGATCAAGGCCGCTACTTCGACCTCATCAAAAAGCTCGGCCTGCGCCGATAA
- the pnp gene encoding polyribonucleotide nucleotidyltransferase, whose amino-acid sequence MSKATKSFSFGDQTVTLETGEIARQASAAVMASMGDTQMLATVVGRREAKPGQDFFPLTINYQEKTYAAGKIPGGFFKREARPNEEEVLTSRLIDRPLRPLFPKGFKNEVQVIITVMSVDPELGTEVLAMLAASAAVSLSGIPFDGPIGAARVGYQNGNYILNPTKTALQSSDLLLTVAGTEDAVLMVESEAKLLSEEVMLGAVMFGHEQMQVAISAINALVAEAGQPRWAWSAPAKDQALEDQVKAAVGDGIGEAYRIVEKTERLEKLSVLRHAAIDAVVSDGGYSEDDVRGAFSALEKSIVRSRVSAGEPRIDGRAHDTVRALNMQTGLLKRTHGSALFTRGETQAIVTATLGTARDSQIIDALTGEYKEPFLLRYNFPPYCVGEAGFMGSPKRREIGHGKLAKRGVLAVMPNVEDFPYTIRLVSEITESNGSSSMASVCGSSLALMDAGVPISAPVAGIAMGLVKEGDNFAVLSDILGDEDHLGDMDFKVAGSADGITALQMDIKIQGITREIMQQALEQAKAGRLHILEAMNQCIDAPRAELSDFAPRYLSIKIDPEKIAAVIGKGGAVIRAITEETGASIDIEDDGWIRIASVDRSAGEDAKARIESITADVEVGSVYEGKVVRIMDFGAFVNILPGKDGLVHISQISEERVQNVSDELSEGQTVKVKVLEVDKQGRIRLSMKALAADAAEA is encoded by the coding sequence GTGTCAAAAGCGACCAAGAGCTTCAGTTTCGGCGACCAGACCGTCACCCTGGAAACCGGTGAGATTGCCCGGCAGGCCTCCGCAGCCGTCATGGCGAGCATGGGTGATACCCAAATGCTTGCAACCGTGGTGGGGCGGCGCGAAGCCAAGCCCGGTCAGGATTTCTTTCCGCTGACCATCAACTACCAGGAAAAGACCTACGCAGCAGGGAAGATCCCCGGCGGGTTCTTCAAGCGCGAGGCGCGCCCCAATGAAGAGGAGGTCCTGACCAGCCGTCTGATCGACCGCCCCTTGCGGCCGCTTTTCCCGAAAGGGTTCAAGAACGAAGTTCAGGTCATCATCACCGTGATGTCCGTCGACCCGGAGCTCGGCACCGAAGTGCTTGCCATGCTCGCTGCGTCGGCGGCGGTGTCGCTCTCGGGCATTCCCTTCGACGGCCCGATTGGCGCCGCGCGGGTCGGGTACCAGAACGGCAACTACATCCTCAACCCCACCAAGACTGCGCTGCAGAGTTCCGACCTGCTGCTGACGGTGGCGGGTACCGAGGACGCCGTGTTGATGGTGGAATCCGAAGCCAAGCTGCTCTCCGAAGAGGTGATGCTCGGTGCCGTGATGTTCGGTCACGAGCAAATGCAGGTCGCCATCTCCGCCATCAACGCACTCGTCGCCGAGGCCGGCCAGCCCCGCTGGGCATGGAGTGCGCCGGCGAAAGACCAGGCTCTCGAAGACCAGGTCAAGGCCGCTGTCGGCGACGGCATCGGCGAGGCCTACCGCATTGTCGAGAAAACCGAGCGTCTCGAGAAGCTGTCCGTGCTTCGCCACGCGGCGATCGACGCGGTCGTGAGCGACGGCGGGTACAGCGAAGACGATGTGCGTGGCGCTTTCTCCGCGCTCGAGAAGAGCATCGTGCGCTCGCGCGTGAGCGCGGGCGAACCGCGCATCGACGGCCGTGCCCACGACACCGTGCGTGCCCTGAACATGCAGACCGGATTGCTCAAGCGCACCCACGGTTCGGCGCTGTTCACCCGCGGTGAGACCCAGGCGATTGTCACCGCCACGCTCGGCACCGCACGCGACTCGCAGATCATCGACGCGCTCACGGGCGAGTACAAGGAGCCCTTCCTGCTGCGTTACAATTTCCCGCCGTACTGTGTCGGTGAAGCGGGCTTCATGGGTTCGCCGAAGCGCCGAGAGATCGGCCACGGCAAGCTCGCCAAGCGCGGCGTGCTCGCCGTGATGCCGAACGTCGAGGATTTCCCGTACACCATTCGCCTGGTGTCCGAAATCACCGAGTCGAATGGCTCGAGCTCGATGGCCTCGGTCTGCGGCTCCTCGCTCGCGCTGATGGACGCCGGTGTGCCGATCAGCGCGCCGGTGGCCGGTATTGCGATGGGCCTGGTCAAGGAAGGCGACAACTTCGCGGTCCTTTCCGACATCCTCGGTGACGAGGACCACCTCGGCGACATGGACTTCAAGGTCGCCGGTTCGGCTGACGGCATCACGGCGCTGCAGATGGACATCAAGATCCAGGGCATCACGCGCGAGATCATGCAGCAGGCGCTGGAGCAGGCCAAAGCGGGCCGCCTGCACATCCTCGAAGCCATGAACCAGTGCATCGATGCGCCGCGGGCCGAGCTCTCCGATTTCGCGCCGCGCTACCTCTCGATCAAGATCGACCCCGAGAAGATCGCGGCCGTCATCGGCAAGGGCGGCGCAGTCATCCGCGCGATCACCGAGGAGACCGGTGCGTCCATCGACATCGAGGACGACGGCTGGATCCGCATCGCCTCGGTCGACCGCAGTGCCGGCGAAGACGCCAAAGCGCGCATCGAGTCGATCACCGCGGACGTCGAGGTCGGCAGCGTGTACGAGGGCAAGGTGGTCCGAATCATGGACTTCGGTGCGTTCGTCAACATCCTGCCGGGCAAGGACGGGCTGGTACACATCTCGCAGATTTCCGAGGAGCGCGTTCAGAACGTCTCGGACGAACTCTCCGAGGGCCAGACCGTCAAGGTCAAGGTGCTCGAGGTGGACAAGCAGGGCCGAATCCGTCTCAGCATGAAGGCCCTCGCGGCCGACGCCGCCGAGGCCTGA